The sequence below is a genomic window from Bacillota bacterium.
AGGAGAGGGGTTACACGGAGACGCAGCTCGGTGAGCCGATATCTTACGAGTACGCCATGACCCTGAAAGCTATCGAGTAGGCTGCGGATGCCAATGCGCTCTCCAAGAGCCGGTATACTCAGTGGACGGGCGTGAGCCAACGGGCTTGGAATTTGAGGTGGCGGCTTCCAGCTCCGTTGCGGTAAAGCGCACGTGTCGGGGGAAAGGAGTCGGAGACGGCGAGGCGAGCGCCGGGGTATATCGTGATGAGCGACCGTCAATCAGGAAAGGCATGACAAGCTGGACGTAGACAAGGTGAGCCGGTAATCTCGGCACATCACTGCAACTACAAGGGCGGACATAGACGAAGGAGGAGAGACCCGGAGGAACACAGATCGCTGTCATTGGAGGTCTCGCGTCCGATGTGCATGGAGACCGGACGCCGTGATGGTTGTTGGCGAATCGTGCAGAACGACGCAGGATGGGCAGGATAGCTAGTGCCATTTGTCTAATACTTATTGGCAAGTCTGGGAGTCTCAGGCCATACGGGCTCCTGCCGGGGGGTGGCTACTTTGGCCGATTCTCCATCTGCCCATGCTGACCAGCGCACAGGGTTGAGGCCGCCCGACGGCGCGACCGAGAGGGTGTCCGTCGATGCCGCGGACTCGCAGGCTCCGACTGTGCCAACCGTGCCGCCCGCGCCAACCTCACCGGCAATGTCGACCACCGCACCGGGCGGCATGCCTTCCTCTGCATCGGGGCCGCCGCGCGTTGGTATGCTTGCCACGGTGCGAAATCGCCGAGGTCTTGTCTCGGCGGTTGAGCCTTTCGATGTATCCACTGAAGGGCGATTCCACTTGATTACCGTGGAGTACCTGGACGGCGGCTCACCCCAGGAAGACCACCTCATCTGGGAACGCGAGCCTGGAGCGCGTCTGCTCGAGCCCACAGCGCTGCCGGACGTGGAACGCGACGCCGCTATGGCGCCGGATGAGTTCGACGCCCTTGTCCGAGCCGCACGGTGGACGGCGCTCGCGCCGTACACCGGCCTAGACAGCCTGGACAGCGTGGATAGCCTCGAGGGCGCCAACCCTAGCCCCGACTCTTCCGGCTCCGAAAGGTCCCTGGCATCAAGTCCTCTCACCGCGCCTTTTCACAGCGCGGTGCAGATTGAGGATTTCCAGCTTGTCCCTCTCCTGAAAGCCCTGCGCATGCCGCGGGCGGCATTGCTCCTGGCGGACGACGTGGGTCTGGGCAAGACGATAGAGGCTGGGCTCATCCTTCGCGAGCTGCTTACCAGGCGCCGGGTGCGGCGGGTCCTCGTGCTGTGTCCTGCGTCGCTGCGTCTTCAGTGGAAACAAGAGATGCGAGACAAGTTCGCGCTGCCGTTTGACATTGTCGACCGCGCCTCCACCCACGCGCTTCAGAAGCGCTTGGGTATGGATGCCAATCCCTGGCGCACCTTTCCGCGCATCATCACCTCATATGACTATCTCAAGCAGCCCGACGTCCTCGAGCAGTTCCGGTCGGCGTGTCGCGTGCCAGAGGGCTCACCCCATCTTCCTTGGGACCTCCTGATAGTAGATGAGGTCCACAATCTCGCGCCCGCGCCGCTCGGGGAAGAAAGCGACCTCACGCGAATGCTGAGGATACTCGCTCCCTACTTTGAACACAAACTCTTTCTCACAGCAACGCCGCACAACGGACATACGCGAAGCTTTACGGGCCTCCTCGAGTGCCTCGATCCCGCTCGATTCACCGAGAAGGGTGAGCCACTGACAGAGGCAGACAAGCGGCGCGTATCGCAAGTCGTTGTCAGACGCTTGAAGAGCGAGATAAACGCAAGGACGAGCCCGCCGAAGTTCTGCGAGCGCAAGCTGGTTGCGCTGCCGCTTTCCTTGAGCCGTGAAGAGCAAGCTTTGTCGCGAGCCTTCGCAGCTTTTCGACTCAAGGTGAGGTCGCTCGTAGCCTCGGCCCGCGGGACTGAGCAGGTGGCGGGGTCGTTTGCAGTTGAGGTCCTGGGAAAGCGCCTCCTATCGTGTCCGGTGGCTTTTGCCGACTCGTGGCGTCGCTACTGCGAGGGCCTGGCAGACGCGCAGCCCGCTGATGTGGACGAGGTCCAGGCAGCGAGGCGATCGATGCGTGAGGAGACCGGGGACGACATGGAGGCGGAAGCGCGCGGGGCGCATGCTGCGCACACTATCGGTGCCTGGCTGAAGCCGTTTGCTGAACGCCTTGATCCCGAGATCAAGGCGATCGATCGTGCCCTCCAGGACTTGGGGCTTTACATCACGCACAGCCCAGCAGGCGATCGGGCGGCCGAAATGACGCCGCGCAGCGATGCCCGCTTCGATGCGCTCTGCAGCTTAATCGAGAGGGCCCTGCGGGGCCATAGGGATGAGCGTCTGGTGGTCTTCACGGAATACAAGACCACCCTTGAGTATCTTGTACGCAGGCTGAAGGCTGTGTGCCCCGAGGAAGGATCCGTGAGAGTGCTCTTGGGCGGGATGGACGAGGACGAGCGCGAGCTCATCAAGGCGGCCTTCAACGATCCCGCGGACCCCGTGCGAATCCTCGTAGCGACCGACGCCGCTGCGGAAGGTTTGAACCTGCAGGAGACGGCGCGGTATATACTGCACTATGACGTGCCCTGGAATCCTGCCCGCCTTGAACAACGGAACGGCCGCCTTGACAGACACGGACAGGCCCGGGACGTCGTTGTGTACCACTTCACTGCAGACGACGATGCCGATGTGGCGTTCCTGGCCTATGTGATCCGAAAGGTACACACGATTCGTGAAGACTTGGGCTCGACCGGGCAGGTATTCGATTCTGCCATTGAGCGGAGACTCATCGTCGGTGATGACGTAGACCAAGTTCGTGCGGACCTGGACGAGCGACTCGCCTTTGCGAAAGGGCGGGCGGAATTGCCGAGCGCCGCTGACGATGTCCAGTCGGGCGCTGATGGCCTTGCATACCTGCGTCAGCTCGCGAACGAGGTGGATCTTGATGCCGACAGCCTGCGCGAGACCCTCGACGTGGCTCTCGGCCTCAGGGCTGGCCGGCCGCGACTCGACGGTCCCGACGAGCGGGGTCGCTTCCGCCTGAGGGCTCCGATTCCGGCCGAGTGGAACGCCCTTGTTGATGATTCCTTGCGGTTGGATCGTGGCCGGTTCGGCTTACGTGCATCACCCAAGGGGGCGCTTCCCGCGATTTTCTTCGACGCGTCGAAACTAGTCCGCGAAGTGGGTGGTCGTCCCGTCTTCAGGCCGGAGAAAGACTCCGTGCTGCTTCATCTCGGTCACCCACTCGTAAGCCGCGCTCTCATTACCCTCGCCCAGGCGCGCTTCCCTGCGGCCACGGGAAGGGCCACCCGGTGGACTGTGAAGCGTGGCCCAGTGCCGCCGGGCGCGGACGCCCTCGTGCTCCTGACCGTGGAGGAACTTGCCGTAAACGAGTTAAGGGAGACGTTTCATCACTGGGTTCGGACGCTGAGGATGCCCGTTTTCAGAGGGAGCATTGGTGAGCTCCTTCCCCACGTGCCAGCTAGAGACCTTCGGATAGCGTGCGGCCCGCCCGCGCCGGAGGACGTCGATAGAGCGAGGCAGGTCTGGGACGAGATCGCGTCAGATGTCCAGGCTTTGGTGAGGGACCTTGCGAGAAGGCTAACAGAAAGACTCGCAAGCACGTTGGATGCCGAGCGAGTGTCCGCGCTGCGCGTCGAGAACGATCGCTTCATGAGCAGGCAAGGCGAGATCTCTTCTCTCATCGAGGGCACGACGATAGCTCGGCTGGAGAAGGAGATCGAAGAACTCAAGCGCGAGCGCAATCAGGGAGTATTGTACGATCAGGACCGCCGGCTCGAGGAAATCGACCGCTCCATCGCAGACAAGGAGGAAGAGATCCGGCGACGTCGCGCGCACTATGAGGAGCTTCGCCAGCAGTTACAGCGGGAACGCGAGAGAGTGCTCAAGTACACAATCCCCAGGAGATACACGATGCGCGGCAGGGCATCGGTTTTCCCAGTTGCTGTTGAGATAAGGCTGCCTGACGACGGGAGGTGAGGGCCATGGCGGCGAGCGAGGCTGCGGCCTTGAGATACACTGCTGACGAAAGCTATGCGTGGTGGGCATCGCTCAGGCACGGAGGGCTGCTCATAGCACCCTCGCACCTAGCCCAGAACTTCCCCCCGGAC
It includes:
- the drmD gene encoding DISARM system SNF2-like helicase DrmD, translated to MEYLDGGSPQEDHLIWEREPGARLLEPTALPDVERDAAMAPDEFDALVRAARWTALAPYTGLDSLDSVDSLEGANPSPDSSGSERSLASSPLTAPFHSAVQIEDFQLVPLLKALRMPRAALLLADDVGLGKTIEAGLILRELLTRRRVRRVLVLCPASLRLQWKQEMRDKFALPFDIVDRASTHALQKRLGMDANPWRTFPRIITSYDYLKQPDVLEQFRSACRVPEGSPHLPWDLLIVDEVHNLAPAPLGEESDLTRMLRILAPYFEHKLFLTATPHNGHTRSFTGLLECLDPARFTEKGEPLTEADKRRVSQVVVRRLKSEINARTSPPKFCERKLVALPLSLSREEQALSRAFAAFRLKVRSLVASARGTEQVAGSFAVEVLGKRLLSCPVAFADSWRRYCEGLADAQPADVDEVQAARRSMREETGDDMEAEARGAHAAHTIGAWLKPFAERLDPEIKAIDRALQDLGLYITHSPAGDRAAEMTPRSDARFDALCSLIERALRGHRDERLVVFTEYKTTLEYLVRRLKAVCPEEGSVRVLLGGMDEDERELIKAAFNDPADPVRILVATDAAAEGLNLQETARYILHYDVPWNPARLEQRNGRLDRHGQARDVVVYHFTADDDADVAFLAYVIRKVHTIREDLGSTGQVFDSAIERRLIVGDDVDQVRADLDERLAFAKGRAELPSAADDVQSGADGLAYLRQLANEVDLDADSLRETLDVALGLRAGRPRLDGPDERGRFRLRAPIPAEWNALVDDSLRLDRGRFGLRASPKGALPAIFFDASKLVREVGGRPVFRPEKDSVLLHLGHPLVSRALITLAQARFPAATGRATRWTVKRGPVPPGADALVLLTVEELAVNELRETFHHWVRTLRMPVFRGSIGELLPHVPARDLRIACGPPAPEDVDRARQVWDEIASDVQALVRDLARRLTERLASTLDAERVSALRVENDRFMSRQGEISSLIEGTTIARLEKEIEELKRERNQGVLYDQDRRLEEIDRSIADKEEEIRRRRAHYEELRQQLQRERERVLKYTIPRRYTMRGRASVFPVAVEIRLPDDGR